GGTACGACGACGCGCCCCTGTCGCGTCGCGGCATCGTGGAGGCGTCGACGACCATCTCGCAGGGCGGTGCGCCGCCGGAGTTCGTGCCACAGCAGGCGCGAGCCGGCGAGTACGCGAGCGCCATCGTCGCCTTCGAGGGACCGGACGGCGGGCGTGCGAGCGTCCCCCTGCAGGTCGTGCTGGCGGGGGAGAGCACGCCCGAAATCGGGGACGAGGTGGTCGCCGTCCCGCGACTCCTCTACGAGCAGGAGGGCGTGCGGCGGTACGGCCTCAAGGGCGTGCCCGCAACCGAGAACCGACGGTAGCGAGCGCGACGGCCGCGAGCGCGGCGACCCCGGCGGCGGTGAGCAGGGGTTCGTAGCCGGTGTCGGCGGCGAGGTACGCGAACAGCAGCGGGCCGGCCGCGCGCCCGAGGAACGTCACGCTGTTTCTGAGGCTGAGCGCGCCGGCGCGCAGGTCGCCGGGGACGCGGGCGCTGAGCCCGGCATCCACGGACGGGAGGACGAAGCCGACGCCCGCGCCGACGACTGCTGCGCCCGCCGCAACGCCGACGACAGAGGTGGCGAACGGCACGGCGAGCAGCCCGACGGCGTACGTCGCGATACCGGCGCGGACGATGGCGGCGTCGCCGGCGCGGCGCGCGAGCCACCCGTTCGACGCGGCGGCGCCCGCGGCGACGACCTCGGCGGCGGTGATGACGAGGCCGATGCCGAGCGGCGAGGCGCCATACTCGCGGACGAGCAGGAACGGGAGCGCGGTGAGAATCGCGCCGAACAACAGGAGTTCGGTGAGCAGGGTGGCGGCGTAGTAGCCGAGTGCACCCGCCGAGGTGGCGACGCGCGCCATCGCGGAGAGGTAGCCGGGACGGGCGGTGCGTCGCGTCTCGGCCGGGAGGACGCGCGAGGCGACGACGGCGGCCGGGAGCGCGAGCAGGTAGGCGACGAACGGCGCGCGCCACGAGACGCCCGCGAGCGCGCCGCCCAGAATCGGGTAGGCGGCGGCCCCAGCGCCGAGTACGGCGGCGTTCACGCCGAGCACGGCGTTTCGCTGGACGCCGTCGAAGGCGTCGCCGACGAGCGTGACGGTGGCGACGAACAGCCCCGCGGCCGCGGTGCCCTGCACGACGCGGACGCCGACGACGACCCCGTACGGCGGCGCGAGCGCGATACTCGCGCCGGTGAGCGAGAACACGACGAGCGCGACGACGAGCAGTCGGCGGCGGCCGTATCGGTCGGCGAACGCGCCGAGGAACGGCGAGAGAACGATACCGGCGACGAAGTACGCGGAGACGAGCAGGCTGGCTTCGGCGTCGGTGAGCGACAGCGCCTCGCGGAAGGCGGGGAGCGCGGGCGCGACCAGCGGCACGCCGAGTGGCGCGAGCGCGGTGCTGAGTAGGACGACGCGGACGACCGGCGAGTCCCACGGCACGCGCTCTGCGGTAGACATTGCCCTCGTTGGGCTGTTCGACACACCGGGCGGAAAGCGTGGTTGCGGGCTACCGGCCAGTTCCCGACCGCGGGAGACCGGAACGCGTTAGGGGGCCGGGTGGCGTAGACGGTGAGGGAATGACGCTACTGTGCGCCGACACCGTGGTCTGTGACGCCGACCGCGCAATCGAGGACGGCGCGGTCGTCGTCGACGGCGACCGCGTCGCGGCGGTCGGCGACCGCGAGACGCTGGCCGACGAGTACCCGGACCGCGAGCGCGTCGAGGTGGACGTGCTCGCGCCGGGGCTCGTGGGCGGCCACGTCCACTCCGTGCAGAGCCTCGGGCGCGGCATCGCGGACGACGAGGAGTTGCTGGACTGGCTGTTCGACCACGTGCTCCCGATGGAGGCCTCGATGGACGCCGACGAGATGCGAGCGGCCGCCGACCTCGCGTACCTCGAATTCGTGGAGTCGGGGACGACCACCGTCGTCGACCACCTCTCCGTGGCGCACGCCGGCGAGGCGTTCGCGGCGGCCGCGGACAGCGGCGTACGCGCCCGGATGGGGAAGGTCCTGATGGACAAGGACTCGCCGGAGGGCTTACTGGAGGAGACGGACGCCGCGCTCGACGAGACCGAGGCCCTGATTCGGGAGTGGGACGGCGCCCGCGACGGTCGCATCCGGTACGCCGTCACGCCCCGGTTCGCCGTCTCCTGCACCGAGGAGTGTCTCCGGGGCTGTCGCGAACTGGCCGACGAGTACGGCGTCCGCATCCACACGCACGCCAGCGAGAACAAGGGCGAAATCGAGACCGTCGAGGAGGAGACGGGAAAGCGCAACGTCCACTGGCTGGACGAGGTCGGCCTGACCGGCGAGGACGTGGTGCTCGCGCACTGCGTGTGGACCGACGAGACGGAACGCGAACTGCTCGCGGAGACCGGGACGCACGTCACGCACTGCCCGTCTTCGAACATGAAACTCGCGTCGGGCGTCGCGCCCATCGAGGACTACCTCGACCGCGGCATCAACGTCGCGCTGGGGAACGACGGCCCGCCCTGCAACAACACGCTCGACGCGTTCACCGAGATGCGGCAGGCCAGCCTCCTCGGGAAGGTGTCGGACCTCGACCCGACCGCCCTCCCCGCCCGCACCGTCTTCGAGATGGCGACCCGGAACGGCGCCGAGGCCGCGGGCTTCGAGAACGTCGGGAAGATTCGCGAAGGCTGGAAGGCCGACCTCGTCGGCCTCACCACCGAGAACGCTCGCTCCACGCCGATGCACGACCCGTACTCCCACCTCGTGTTCGCGGCGCACGGCGACGATGTGACGCTCACGATGGTCGACGGCGACGTGCTCTACCGCGACGGCGACCACGAGCGCATGGACGCCGCCGCGATTCGGGAGCGCGCCAGCGAGTTCGCGGCGCGGTTCTGACTACCCGCACTGGGCGAACGCTACTCGTCCAGCAATCGAATCCCGCGTTCTACTACGGCCTCAGTCACGAACAAGCTCGTCTCCCGCTGGAGCGCACGCATCCGGGCCGCCGCCTCGTCTCGGCCGAGCAGTCCACGACCGTACCCGAGGGCGATGACACCAATAGAGCCGTGGACATCTACGCCCGCGTCGGACGCCGCTTCGCGGGCGGCGAGATCGTCTGTCAAGAGGACAGTCTCGTGTTCGATAGCGGCCGCGAGTGCGGCGCGCTCTCCGGCGTCGAGTTCGTCGACGACCTCGGTGGCATCGTTATCGACAGTCACGAGTTCGTCGGCGACGGCCGACAGTCCGTCCGGTAGCCCACCGGCCTCGACTTCCTCGTACACGGTTTCGGGGACGAGAAGCGTGTCGAACGCGTCGAAGAGTTCGAGCGATTCGATTTCCGCGAGGTGAATGAGCGGCCCCGCGTCCGAAACGGCCGCCGTCGTCACGCGTCCAAGCCCCAGTCGACGTCCGCCTCGACGGCTTCGCGCTCGCGTTCGGCTCGCTCGACTTTCGTCCGGCCGACGCGTTCTACCGCGGCCTCGCGGTCGAGTTCGCCGTCGAAGTAACGCGCGAGAACGAGGTCCTCCCAGAGGCGGTCTAGGCCCTGTTCGAGAGCGCGCTCGAAGACCTCGGACTCGGGGAGGTCTCTCGCCTCCGCAATCTCCCGCACGCGGTCGGAGATGTCCGCAGCCATACCTCCGGGTTGGTCCTCACCACTCTTAAATTCGTGTCCGTCCCCACGGTCCGACTACCGCTTTCGCT
The nucleotide sequence above comes from Halobacterium litoreum. Encoded proteins:
- a CDS encoding nucleic acid-binding protein — encoded protein: MTTAAVSDAGPLIHLAEIESLELFDAFDTLLVPETVYEEVEAGGLPDGLSAVADELVTVDNDATEVVDELDAGERAALAAAIEHETVLLTDDLAAREAASDAGVDVHGSIGVIALGYGRGLLGRDEAAARMRALQRETSLFVTEAVVERGIRLLDE
- a CDS encoding MFS transporter, with protein sequence MSTAERVPWDSPVVRVVLLSTALAPLGVPLVAPALPAFREALSLTDAEASLLVSAYFVAGIVLSPFLGAFADRYGRRRLLVVALVVFSLTGASIALAPPYGVVVGVRVVQGTAAAGLFVATVTLVGDAFDGVQRNAVLGVNAAVLGAGAAAYPILGGALAGVSWRAPFVAYLLALPAAVVASRVLPAETRRTARPGYLSAMARVATSAGALGYYAATLLTELLLFGAILTALPFLLVREYGASPLGIGLVITAAEVVAAGAAASNGWLARRAGDAAIVRAGIATYAVGLLAVPFATSVVGVAAGAAVVGAGVGFVLPSVDAGLSARVPGDLRAGALSLRNSVTFLGRAAGPLLFAYLAADTGYEPLLTAAGVAALAAVALATVGSRLRARP
- a CDS encoding 5'-deoxyadenosine deaminase — encoded protein: MTLLCADTVVCDADRAIEDGAVVVDGDRVAAVGDRETLADEYPDRERVEVDVLAPGLVGGHVHSVQSLGRGIADDEELLDWLFDHVLPMEASMDADEMRAAADLAYLEFVESGTTTVVDHLSVAHAGEAFAAAADSGVRARMGKVLMDKDSPEGLLEETDAALDETEALIREWDGARDGRIRYAVTPRFAVSCTEECLRGCRELADEYGVRIHTHASENKGEIETVEEETGKRNVHWLDEVGLTGEDVVLAHCVWTDETERELLAETGTHVTHCPSSNMKLASGVAPIEDYLDRGINVALGNDGPPCNNTLDAFTEMRQASLLGKVSDLDPTALPARTVFEMATRNGAEAAGFENVGKIREGWKADLVGLTTENARSTPMHDPYSHLVFAAHGDDVTLTMVDGDVLYRDGDHERMDAAAIRERASEFAARF